Proteins encoded by one window of Polaribacter haliotis:
- a CDS encoding polyprenol monophosphomannose synthase produces MSDALVIIPTYNEKENIEAIIRAVFNQKKAFHVLVVDDNSPDGTGNIVESLMAEFPNELFIEKRKGKNGLGTAYIHGFKWALQRNYNYIIEMDADFSHNPKDLVRLYNACHKNGGDVSIGSRYSQGVNVVNWPMKRVLLSYFASKYVRFITRIPVFDTTAGFVCWKREVLETINLDKIKFIGYAFQIEMKFKAWKHGFNIKEVSVVFTDRTLGNSKMSGNIVSEALFGVIKMRINGLPKK; encoded by the coding sequence ATGTCAGACGCGCTAGTTATAATTCCCACTTACAACGAAAAAGAAAACATTGAAGCTATTATTAGAGCTGTTTTCAATCAAAAAAAAGCGTTTCATGTTTTAGTTGTCGACGATAATTCTCCTGATGGAACTGGAAATATTGTAGAAAGCTTAATGGCTGAATTTCCAAATGAACTTTTTATTGAAAAAAGAAAAGGAAAAAACGGTTTAGGAACTGCTTACATTCATGGTTTTAAATGGGCTTTACAACGAAATTACAACTATATTATAGAAATGGATGCAGATTTTTCTCACAATCCAAAAGACTTGGTTCGTTTATACAATGCTTGTCATAAAAATGGTGGAGATGTTTCTATAGGTTCTAGATATTCGCAAGGTGTAAACGTTGTAAATTGGCCAATGAAAAGAGTTTTGTTATCTTATTTTGCTTCTAAATATGTGCGTTTTATTACTAGAATTCCTGTTTTTGATACCACTGCAGGTTTTGTTTGCTGGAAACGTGAAGTTTTGGAAACCATTAATTTAGATAAGATTAAATTTATTGGATATGCTTTTCAAATAGAAATGAAATTTAAAGCCTGGAAACATGGTTTTAATATTAAAGAAGTTTCTGTTGTTTTTACGGATAGAACTTTAGGAAATTCTAAAATGAGTGGAAATATTGTT